The following proteins come from a genomic window of Salvia hispanica cultivar TCC Black 2014 chromosome 4, UniMelb_Shisp_WGS_1.0, whole genome shotgun sequence:
- the LOC125219363 gene encoding E3 ubiquitin-protein ligase listerin isoform X1: protein MGKAKGDAARTKSRPSSSSMAASLLPSGATVVGFGGYVGSSRVDSSLASTPDAVPVTDIDGDLALHLKRLSRKDPITKLKALTSLSQLMEEKSAKELVVIIPQWAFEYKKLLLDYNREVRRATHDTMANLVTVVGRDLAPHLKPLIGPWWFSQFDSIYEVSQAAKRSFQTAFPAQEKRIDALMFYSTEIFTYIEENLKLTPQSLSDKATASDELEEMHQQVLSSSLLAVAALYDIFFARSGSEYVTGESKYGVKARSVALTSAEKLFSNHNYFLDFLKSQSPVIRSAAYSVIRSCLKNIPHAIGEGDMKVLAGTILGCFQEKNPACHSSMWETLFLFTKSFPNSWASVNVQKTIVNRLLNFLKNGCFGSQQVSYPSLVLFLEIVPSEAINGEKFLIEFFRSLWEGRSLSYSSQADQLAFFLAAEECFIWSLPNASRYVDGEDGIYHLQCKLVDEILLGLFWHDYLSSASSKDQDVPFSSYSLGHSNSSIQPIYKESREVVKSKYSRDREESLGKCIIKIISGIHSIKHDLLLIFSSKFQAGCLDMFQKTEYSSQKMQKIVKFILLLDGVQKGETWPLLDLVGPTLAKSFPLIGTLDSLDAVQIILVSVSVFGPRKITQELTCSELGEEQFLKSFNEIIVPWCLKIFSPSTAARLDLLLALVDDECFSEQWDAIISYIVDREKVGFDPAAVDRNCISVLAILMEKIRERTRMTVRHSALCQENWHHELLDLVAVHVAQAYPPFGNSDAQFLCAVLGGGSKDDNISFVSWNTSVLIFMEVRKWLMTFVMDSTFSWVKDLGSFLFNGRSLSHRSMGSSDTVLEKTHFALDILRGSSFSLSTVEAESELLQDILAAVFIIDWEFNWVNVSEHKFDEEHSGKTGTRLSFYEAVHDFRCKACGQLLKVFAVNSRKVLATALAQAIKCTMFMDSIYSSENFISSCCHWALDIFELFCQDQVEEQQLLDQLLSKNELWPLWVVPDKTGARLRTDNVPTQGPKNSKFVALVDKLISKLGFDRIIAGSVFEASASSAECSVDNLAISQSHYYRPWLAAEILCTWKWLGGSIFSSFLPSLISYVKSRDHGLSDSILRILLDGALVHGAGNGLNLLWHASADELEAVEEPFLRALASLLSTLFQEDVWGNDKAASLFKLLLEKLYIGDAVNSNCLEVLPSVVNILIVPLVIGYGDSMNNQHDLYRLSEFHSATIDWIKKTISFPALNTWHTGEDMEDWLHLVISCFPVKITELIGGVKPGRYVSHVERTTLYDLFLKQRQGASAVINKLPLVQKLMSELVVISVAYCWEDFDEDDWKFVMHQLRFWIEAAVVMIEEIVENINQTLTDGPNDSNASLDKIKINVVSIDSFAIELARNALVGFSLLCSLIKPWDKLQDGNVNPLGDDKWEFITDRIFEGVLRLFFCTAVTEAIVNARCPEASSIIALSRLDHRRFWELVASCSVQSSPHARDKAVKSLEVWGMSEGAISSLYALVFSYKPFPPLQYAAFILLSTEPVVQSAITYCRDDGTTNNEDSLDTPSENAHLREEISHKLEKLPHEVHEMDLVAHERVNVLVAWSLLLSHIVSLPSSSPERERMIQYVQNSTNPAILDCLFQHIPLDPYMGTSSKRKDIELPAEVSEAANAARRAVTSSSVLFSLELLWPIEPAKMASLAGAIFGLMLHNLPAYVRGWFSDIRDRSALSAIESFTKAWCSPTLISNELSQIKKASFADENFSIVVSKSANEVVATYTKDETGMDLVIHLPPSYPLRPVDVDCTRSLGISEVKRRKWLMSLMAFIRNQNGALAEAIRIWKNNFDKEFEGVEECPICYSVIHTVSHSLPRLACKTCKHKFHSACLYKWFSTSHKSTCPLCQSPF from the exons ATGGGAAAAGCCAAGGGAGATGCTGCAAGAACCAAATCTCGCCCCTCCAGCAGCAG CATGGCTGCTTCACTGTTGCCGTCGGGCGCCACCGTGGTAGGGTTCGGAGGCTACGTTGGGAGTTCACGTGTGGACTCATCACTCGCATCGACGCCAGATGCTGTTCCGGTAACG GATATTGACGGTGACCTGGCGCTGCATTTGAAGCGGCTTTCGCGGAAAGATCCCATCACCAAG CTTAAAGCTTTGACATCGCTTTCTCAACTTATGGAAGAGAAATCTGCAAAGGAATTAGTAGTGATCATTCCTCAGTGG GCATTTGAGTACAAGAAGCTGTTACTCGACTACAACAGAGAAGTTCGACGAGCAACACATGATACCATGGCTAATCTTGTTACTGTTGTGGG AAGAGACTTGGCTCCACACCTAAAGCCTTTGATAGGACCATGGTGGTTTTCGCAGTTTGATTCAATATATGAAGTTTCCCAAGCCGCAAAGCGGTCATTTCAG ACTGCATTTCCGGCTCAGGAGAAACGAATTGATGCCTTGATGTTCTATTCAACTGAAATATTTACATACATAGAAGAAAATCTGAAGCTCACTCCACAGAGTTTGTCTGATAAAGCCACTGCATCTGATGAACTTGAAGAAATGCATCAACAG GTGCTTTCTTCATCATTACTCGCAGTAGCAGCTCTTTACGATATTTTCTTCGCTCGGTCTGGTTCAGAATATGTAACTGGTGAATCGAAGTATGGAGTGAAAGCCCGGAGTGTAGCTCTTACTTCTGCAGAAAAGTTGTTCtcaaatcataattattttctagatTTTCTAAAGTCTCAAAGCCCAGTTATTAGGTCAGCTGCATATTCAGTTATTAGAAGTTGTTTGAAAAACATTCCTCATGCAATCGGTGAAGGAGATATGAAAGTTCTTGCGGGAACCATACTTGGTTGTTTCCAGGAAAAGAACCCAGCTTGCCATTCATCAATGTGGGAaactttgtttcttttcacAAAAAGCTTTCCAAACAGTTGGGCCTCTGTGAATGTTCAAAAAACCATAGTAAACcgattattaaattttcttaaGAATGGCTGTTTTGGATCTCAGCAAGTATCATATCCATCTCTGGTTCTGTTTTTGGAAATAGTACCTTCAGAAGCAATCAATGGGGAGAAATTTCTTATTGAGTTTTTTAGAAGCCTCTGGGAAGGAAGAAGCCTGTCTTATTCATCACAAGCAGATCAGCTTGCATTTTTTCTTGCAGCAGAAGAATGTTTTATTTGGAGCTTGCCAAATGCTTCCAG ATATGTTGATGGGGAAGATGGCATTTACCATCTACAGTGTAAGCTTGTAGATGAGATTCTGCTAGGCCTATTCTGGCATGACTATTTATCGTCAGCCAGCTCAAAAGACCAGGATGTACCCTTTTCATCATACTCTCTGGGCCATTCAAATAGTAGCATCCAGCCTATTTATAAGGAGTCAAGAGAAGTAGTGAAAAGTAAGTATTCGAGGGATCGTGAGGAAAGTCTTGGGAAATGCATCATTAAGATCATTTCTGGGATTCACAGCATAAAACACGATCTGctcttgattttttcttcaaaatttcaagCGGGTTGTTTGGATATGTTTCAGAAAACAGAGTATTCTTCTCAAAAAATGCAGAAGAtagtcaaatttattttactacttGATGGGGTGCAGAAAGGAGAGACATGGCCTTTGCTGGACTTAGTCGGACCCACTTTGGCAAAGTCTTTCCCATTAATTGGGACACTC GACTCACTGGACGCAGTTCAGATAATTTTGGTTTCTGTATCTGTATTTGGACCTCGCAAGATAACTCAAGAGCTTACATGTAGTGAATTGGGAGAGGAACAGTTTCTGAAATCATTCAATGAGATAATTGTTCCTTGGTgcttaaaaatatttagtcCATCTACTGCTGCTAGATTGGATCTCTTGCTTGCCTTAGTTGATGATGAGTGCTTCTCAGAGCAGTGGGATGcaattatttcatatatagtGGACAGAGAAAAGGTTGGTTTTGATCCTGCGGCTGTGGATAGAAACTGCATATCTGTCTTGGCTATTTTAATGGAGAAGATAAGGGAGAGAACTAGGATGACTGTTCGACACTCTGCATTGTGTCAAGAAAACTGGCATCATGAACTTCTGGATTTGGTTGCTGTTCATGTTGCACAAGCCTATCCCCCGTTTGGAAATTCTGATGCTCAATTTTTGTG CGCTGTCCTCGGTGGAGGATCAAAGGATGATAATATTTCCTTTGTCTCATGGAACACATCAGTTCTGATATTCATGGAAGTCAGAAAGTGGCTAATGACTTTTGTGATGGATTCTACATTTTCTTGGGTTAAAGATCTAGGTTCCTTTTTGTTTAACGGGAGAAGTCTTTCACACCGGAGTATGGGATCTTCTGATACTGTTTTGGAGAAAACTCATTTTGCCCTGGATATTCTCCGTGGTAGTTCTTTTTCTCTCAGTACAGTTGAGGCTGAAAGCGAGCTTCTTCAAGACATATTGGCTGCTGTTTTCATAATAGACTGGGAATTTAACTGGGTTAATGTTTCTGAGCACAAGTTTGATGAAGAGCATTCAGGAAAGACTGGGACCAGGTTGTCATTTTATGAGGCCGTCCATGACTTCCGGTGCAAAGCATGCGGACAGTTATTGAAAGTGTTTGCTGTAAATAGCCGGAAGGTTTTGGCAACTGCTTTGGCACAGGCAATAAAATGCACTATGTTTATGGATAGTATATATTCTTCagagaattttatttcttcctGCTGCCATTGGGCACTTGATATTTTTGAACTTTTCTGTCAAGACCAAGTTGAGGAACAACAGTTGTTGGACCAGTTattgagtaagaatgagttgtGGCCATTATGGGTCGTACCAGATAAGACTGGAGCCAGATTGAGAACTGACAATGTTCCTACTCAA GGAcccaaaaattccaaatttgtTGCTCTGGTTGACAAACTAATATCTAAACTTGGATTTGATAGAATAATAGCTGGTTCTGTATTTGAAGCATCAGCTTCTTCTGCTGAGTGTTCTGTGGATAACTTGGCAATCAGTCAATCACATTATTATCGGCCTTGGCTTGCCGCTGAAATTTTGTGCACATGGAAATGGCTAGGCGGCAGTATTTTCAGTTCCTTTTTACCTTCTTTAATCAGCTACGTGAAGAGTAGAGATCATGGTTTATCAGATTCAATTTTGAGAATTCTGCTTGATGGTGCCCTTGTCCATGGAGCTGGAAATGGGTTAAATCTCTTATGGCATGCTTCAGCTGATGAGTTAGAGGCTGTTGAGGAACCCTTTTTGAGAGCGCTAGCATCTTTACTCTCTACATTGTTCCAAGAAGATGTTTGGGGAAATGACAAGGCTGCATCACTCTTCAAATTATTACTGGAGAAACTCTACATCGGTGATGCTGTGAATTCAAATTGCTTGGAGGTTTTACCATCTGTTGTCAACATACTTATTGTCCCTTTGGTCATTGGATATGGAGATTCTATGAACAATCAGCATGATCTGTATAGACTAAGTGAATTCCATAGTGCAACAATTGACTGGATCAAGAAAACCATATCGTTCCCCGCACTGAATACATGGCATACTGGAGAAG ATATGGAGGACTGGCTTCATTTGGTTATTTCTTGTTTCCCTGTAAAAATAACAGAGTTGATAGGTGGGGTAAAACCAGGGAGGTATGTCTCCCACGTGGAGAGAACCACGTTGTATGATCTGTTTCTGAAGCAGAGGCAGGGGGCCTCGGCTGTTATAAATAAGCTACCTTTAGTGCAGAAGCTGATGTCGGAGTTGGTTGTTATTTCAGTTGCTTATTGCTGGGAAGATTTTGACGAAGATGACTGGAAATTTGTTATGCATCAGCTAAGATTTTGGATCGAAGCAGCAGTAGTCATGATAgaagaaattgttgaaaatatcaatcaaACTTTAACAGATGGACCTAATGATTCCAATGCTTCATTAgataagattaaaataaatgtagtaAGTATTGATTCTTTTGCCATAGAACTTGCAAGAAATGCACTTGTTGGGTTTTCTTTGCTTTGTTCCCTCATCAAACCATGGGACAAGTTACAGGATGGAAATGTAAATCCTTTAGGGGATGATAAATGGGAATTCATCACTGATCGTATATTCGAAGGTGTTCTGCGTTTGTTTTTCTGCACTGCTGTGACAGAGGCAATAGTGAATGCACGTTGTCCTGAGGCTTCCTCTATTATTGCATTGTCTAGACTTGATCATCGTAGGTTCTGGGAGTTGGTTGCTTCATGTTCTGTTCAGTCTAGTCCACATGCAAGAGACAAGGCTGTTAAATCATTAGAGGTTTGGGGGATGAGTGAAGGAGCTATAAGCTCTTTGTATGCTTTAGTGTTTTCATACAAACCTTTCCCACCTCTGCAATATGCGGCTTTTATTCTTCTATCGACTGAGCCTGTGGTTCAATCGGCTATTACATACTGTAGGGATGATGGTACAACCAATAATGAGGATTCTCTGGATACACCATCAGAAAATGCTCATTTAAGGGAAGAAATTTCTCACAAACTAGAAAAATTACCTCATGAAGTTCATGAAATGGATTTGGTGGCACATGAACGG GTAAATGTATTAGTTGCTTGGTCTTTACTGCTATCACATATAGTATCCTTGCCATCATCATCACCTGAAAGGGAGAGAATGATCCAATATGTGCAAAATTCTACGAACCCAGCAATACTGGACTGTCTTTTCCAGCACATTCCCTTGGACCCATACATGGGCACCAGTTCaaagagaaaagatatagAGCTTCCTGCAGAAGTCTCTGAAGCAGCTAATGCTGCAAGACGTGCTGTCACATCAAGTTCGGTTTTGTTTTCTCTAGAGTTGCTTTGGCCCATTGAACCTGCAAAAATGGCTTCACTCGCCGGTGCAATATTCGGTTTGATGCTTCATAATCTTCCAGCATACGTCCGAGGGTGGTTTAGTGATATACGTGACCGCTCAGCATTATCTGCCATTGAATCTTTCACAAAAGCATGGTGTAGCCCAACATTGATCTCAAATGAATTATCTCAG attAAGAAAGCTAGTTTTGCGGATGAGAATTTCTCCATTGTCGTGAGCAAGTCAGCTAATGAGGTTGTGGCCACCTATACAAAGGATGAAACAGGGATGGATCTAGTGATTCACCTTCCTCCATCATATCCCCTGAGACCTGTTGATGTAGATTGTACCAGAAGCCTTGGCATTAGTGAGGTCAAGCGAAGAAAATGGTTAATGTCTTTGATGGCATTTATCCGCAATCAG AATGGGGCCTTAGCTGAGGCAATAAGGATATGGAAAAACAATTTTGACAAGGAATTCGAAGGAGTTGAGGAGTGCCCTATTTGTTACAGTGTCATCCATACCGTCAGCCATAGTTTGCCACGTCTTGCATGCAAGACCTGCAAGCATAAATTCCATTCGGCTTGTCTTTACAAGTGGTTCTCGACTTCTCACAAATCAACATGTCCATTGTGCCAGTCTCCTTTCTGA
- the LOC125219363 gene encoding E3 ubiquitin-protein ligase listerin isoform X2, which produces MGKAKGDAARTKSRPSSSSMAASLLPSGATVVGFGGYVGSSRVDSSLASTPDAVPDIDGDLALHLKRLSRKDPITKLKALTSLSQLMEEKSAKELVVIIPQWAFEYKKLLLDYNREVRRATHDTMANLVTVVGRDLAPHLKPLIGPWWFSQFDSIYEVSQAAKRSFQTAFPAQEKRIDALMFYSTEIFTYIEENLKLTPQSLSDKATASDELEEMHQQVLSSSLLAVAALYDIFFARSGSEYVTGESKYGVKARSVALTSAEKLFSNHNYFLDFLKSQSPVIRSAAYSVIRSCLKNIPHAIGEGDMKVLAGTILGCFQEKNPACHSSMWETLFLFTKSFPNSWASVNVQKTIVNRLLNFLKNGCFGSQQVSYPSLVLFLEIVPSEAINGEKFLIEFFRSLWEGRSLSYSSQADQLAFFLAAEECFIWSLPNASRYVDGEDGIYHLQCKLVDEILLGLFWHDYLSSASSKDQDVPFSSYSLGHSNSSIQPIYKESREVVKSKYSRDREESLGKCIIKIISGIHSIKHDLLLIFSSKFQAGCLDMFQKTEYSSQKMQKIVKFILLLDGVQKGETWPLLDLVGPTLAKSFPLIGTLDSLDAVQIILVSVSVFGPRKITQELTCSELGEEQFLKSFNEIIVPWCLKIFSPSTAARLDLLLALVDDECFSEQWDAIISYIVDREKVGFDPAAVDRNCISVLAILMEKIRERTRMTVRHSALCQENWHHELLDLVAVHVAQAYPPFGNSDAQFLCAVLGGGSKDDNISFVSWNTSVLIFMEVRKWLMTFVMDSTFSWVKDLGSFLFNGRSLSHRSMGSSDTVLEKTHFALDILRGSSFSLSTVEAESELLQDILAAVFIIDWEFNWVNVSEHKFDEEHSGKTGTRLSFYEAVHDFRCKACGQLLKVFAVNSRKVLATALAQAIKCTMFMDSIYSSENFISSCCHWALDIFELFCQDQVEEQQLLDQLLSKNELWPLWVVPDKTGARLRTDNVPTQGPKNSKFVALVDKLISKLGFDRIIAGSVFEASASSAECSVDNLAISQSHYYRPWLAAEILCTWKWLGGSIFSSFLPSLISYVKSRDHGLSDSILRILLDGALVHGAGNGLNLLWHASADELEAVEEPFLRALASLLSTLFQEDVWGNDKAASLFKLLLEKLYIGDAVNSNCLEVLPSVVNILIVPLVIGYGDSMNNQHDLYRLSEFHSATIDWIKKTISFPALNTWHTGEDMEDWLHLVISCFPVKITELIGGVKPGRYVSHVERTTLYDLFLKQRQGASAVINKLPLVQKLMSELVVISVAYCWEDFDEDDWKFVMHQLRFWIEAAVVMIEEIVENINQTLTDGPNDSNASLDKIKINVVSIDSFAIELARNALVGFSLLCSLIKPWDKLQDGNVNPLGDDKWEFITDRIFEGVLRLFFCTAVTEAIVNARCPEASSIIALSRLDHRRFWELVASCSVQSSPHARDKAVKSLEVWGMSEGAISSLYALVFSYKPFPPLQYAAFILLSTEPVVQSAITYCRDDGTTNNEDSLDTPSENAHLREEISHKLEKLPHEVHEMDLVAHERVNVLVAWSLLLSHIVSLPSSSPERERMIQYVQNSTNPAILDCLFQHIPLDPYMGTSSKRKDIELPAEVSEAANAARRAVTSSSVLFSLELLWPIEPAKMASLAGAIFGLMLHNLPAYVRGWFSDIRDRSALSAIESFTKAWCSPTLISNELSQIKKASFADENFSIVVSKSANEVVATYTKDETGMDLVIHLPPSYPLRPVDVDCTRSLGISEVKRRKWLMSLMAFIRNQNGALAEAIRIWKNNFDKEFEGVEECPICYSVIHTVSHSLPRLACKTCKHKFHSACLYKWFSTSHKSTCPLCQSPF; this is translated from the exons ATGGGAAAAGCCAAGGGAGATGCTGCAAGAACCAAATCTCGCCCCTCCAGCAGCAG CATGGCTGCTTCACTGTTGCCGTCGGGCGCCACCGTGGTAGGGTTCGGAGGCTACGTTGGGAGTTCACGTGTGGACTCATCACTCGCATCGACGCCAGATGCTGTTCCG GATATTGACGGTGACCTGGCGCTGCATTTGAAGCGGCTTTCGCGGAAAGATCCCATCACCAAG CTTAAAGCTTTGACATCGCTTTCTCAACTTATGGAAGAGAAATCTGCAAAGGAATTAGTAGTGATCATTCCTCAGTGG GCATTTGAGTACAAGAAGCTGTTACTCGACTACAACAGAGAAGTTCGACGAGCAACACATGATACCATGGCTAATCTTGTTACTGTTGTGGG AAGAGACTTGGCTCCACACCTAAAGCCTTTGATAGGACCATGGTGGTTTTCGCAGTTTGATTCAATATATGAAGTTTCCCAAGCCGCAAAGCGGTCATTTCAG ACTGCATTTCCGGCTCAGGAGAAACGAATTGATGCCTTGATGTTCTATTCAACTGAAATATTTACATACATAGAAGAAAATCTGAAGCTCACTCCACAGAGTTTGTCTGATAAAGCCACTGCATCTGATGAACTTGAAGAAATGCATCAACAG GTGCTTTCTTCATCATTACTCGCAGTAGCAGCTCTTTACGATATTTTCTTCGCTCGGTCTGGTTCAGAATATGTAACTGGTGAATCGAAGTATGGAGTGAAAGCCCGGAGTGTAGCTCTTACTTCTGCAGAAAAGTTGTTCtcaaatcataattattttctagatTTTCTAAAGTCTCAAAGCCCAGTTATTAGGTCAGCTGCATATTCAGTTATTAGAAGTTGTTTGAAAAACATTCCTCATGCAATCGGTGAAGGAGATATGAAAGTTCTTGCGGGAACCATACTTGGTTGTTTCCAGGAAAAGAACCCAGCTTGCCATTCATCAATGTGGGAaactttgtttcttttcacAAAAAGCTTTCCAAACAGTTGGGCCTCTGTGAATGTTCAAAAAACCATAGTAAACcgattattaaattttcttaaGAATGGCTGTTTTGGATCTCAGCAAGTATCATATCCATCTCTGGTTCTGTTTTTGGAAATAGTACCTTCAGAAGCAATCAATGGGGAGAAATTTCTTATTGAGTTTTTTAGAAGCCTCTGGGAAGGAAGAAGCCTGTCTTATTCATCACAAGCAGATCAGCTTGCATTTTTTCTTGCAGCAGAAGAATGTTTTATTTGGAGCTTGCCAAATGCTTCCAG ATATGTTGATGGGGAAGATGGCATTTACCATCTACAGTGTAAGCTTGTAGATGAGATTCTGCTAGGCCTATTCTGGCATGACTATTTATCGTCAGCCAGCTCAAAAGACCAGGATGTACCCTTTTCATCATACTCTCTGGGCCATTCAAATAGTAGCATCCAGCCTATTTATAAGGAGTCAAGAGAAGTAGTGAAAAGTAAGTATTCGAGGGATCGTGAGGAAAGTCTTGGGAAATGCATCATTAAGATCATTTCTGGGATTCACAGCATAAAACACGATCTGctcttgattttttcttcaaaatttcaagCGGGTTGTTTGGATATGTTTCAGAAAACAGAGTATTCTTCTCAAAAAATGCAGAAGAtagtcaaatttattttactacttGATGGGGTGCAGAAAGGAGAGACATGGCCTTTGCTGGACTTAGTCGGACCCACTTTGGCAAAGTCTTTCCCATTAATTGGGACACTC GACTCACTGGACGCAGTTCAGATAATTTTGGTTTCTGTATCTGTATTTGGACCTCGCAAGATAACTCAAGAGCTTACATGTAGTGAATTGGGAGAGGAACAGTTTCTGAAATCATTCAATGAGATAATTGTTCCTTGGTgcttaaaaatatttagtcCATCTACTGCTGCTAGATTGGATCTCTTGCTTGCCTTAGTTGATGATGAGTGCTTCTCAGAGCAGTGGGATGcaattatttcatatatagtGGACAGAGAAAAGGTTGGTTTTGATCCTGCGGCTGTGGATAGAAACTGCATATCTGTCTTGGCTATTTTAATGGAGAAGATAAGGGAGAGAACTAGGATGACTGTTCGACACTCTGCATTGTGTCAAGAAAACTGGCATCATGAACTTCTGGATTTGGTTGCTGTTCATGTTGCACAAGCCTATCCCCCGTTTGGAAATTCTGATGCTCAATTTTTGTG CGCTGTCCTCGGTGGAGGATCAAAGGATGATAATATTTCCTTTGTCTCATGGAACACATCAGTTCTGATATTCATGGAAGTCAGAAAGTGGCTAATGACTTTTGTGATGGATTCTACATTTTCTTGGGTTAAAGATCTAGGTTCCTTTTTGTTTAACGGGAGAAGTCTTTCACACCGGAGTATGGGATCTTCTGATACTGTTTTGGAGAAAACTCATTTTGCCCTGGATATTCTCCGTGGTAGTTCTTTTTCTCTCAGTACAGTTGAGGCTGAAAGCGAGCTTCTTCAAGACATATTGGCTGCTGTTTTCATAATAGACTGGGAATTTAACTGGGTTAATGTTTCTGAGCACAAGTTTGATGAAGAGCATTCAGGAAAGACTGGGACCAGGTTGTCATTTTATGAGGCCGTCCATGACTTCCGGTGCAAAGCATGCGGACAGTTATTGAAAGTGTTTGCTGTAAATAGCCGGAAGGTTTTGGCAACTGCTTTGGCACAGGCAATAAAATGCACTATGTTTATGGATAGTATATATTCTTCagagaattttatttcttcctGCTGCCATTGGGCACTTGATATTTTTGAACTTTTCTGTCAAGACCAAGTTGAGGAACAACAGTTGTTGGACCAGTTattgagtaagaatgagttgtGGCCATTATGGGTCGTACCAGATAAGACTGGAGCCAGATTGAGAACTGACAATGTTCCTACTCAA GGAcccaaaaattccaaatttgtTGCTCTGGTTGACAAACTAATATCTAAACTTGGATTTGATAGAATAATAGCTGGTTCTGTATTTGAAGCATCAGCTTCTTCTGCTGAGTGTTCTGTGGATAACTTGGCAATCAGTCAATCACATTATTATCGGCCTTGGCTTGCCGCTGAAATTTTGTGCACATGGAAATGGCTAGGCGGCAGTATTTTCAGTTCCTTTTTACCTTCTTTAATCAGCTACGTGAAGAGTAGAGATCATGGTTTATCAGATTCAATTTTGAGAATTCTGCTTGATGGTGCCCTTGTCCATGGAGCTGGAAATGGGTTAAATCTCTTATGGCATGCTTCAGCTGATGAGTTAGAGGCTGTTGAGGAACCCTTTTTGAGAGCGCTAGCATCTTTACTCTCTACATTGTTCCAAGAAGATGTTTGGGGAAATGACAAGGCTGCATCACTCTTCAAATTATTACTGGAGAAACTCTACATCGGTGATGCTGTGAATTCAAATTGCTTGGAGGTTTTACCATCTGTTGTCAACATACTTATTGTCCCTTTGGTCATTGGATATGGAGATTCTATGAACAATCAGCATGATCTGTATAGACTAAGTGAATTCCATAGTGCAACAATTGACTGGATCAAGAAAACCATATCGTTCCCCGCACTGAATACATGGCATACTGGAGAAG ATATGGAGGACTGGCTTCATTTGGTTATTTCTTGTTTCCCTGTAAAAATAACAGAGTTGATAGGTGGGGTAAAACCAGGGAGGTATGTCTCCCACGTGGAGAGAACCACGTTGTATGATCTGTTTCTGAAGCAGAGGCAGGGGGCCTCGGCTGTTATAAATAAGCTACCTTTAGTGCAGAAGCTGATGTCGGAGTTGGTTGTTATTTCAGTTGCTTATTGCTGGGAAGATTTTGACGAAGATGACTGGAAATTTGTTATGCATCAGCTAAGATTTTGGATCGAAGCAGCAGTAGTCATGATAgaagaaattgttgaaaatatcaatcaaACTTTAACAGATGGACCTAATGATTCCAATGCTTCATTAgataagattaaaataaatgtagtaAGTATTGATTCTTTTGCCATAGAACTTGCAAGAAATGCACTTGTTGGGTTTTCTTTGCTTTGTTCCCTCATCAAACCATGGGACAAGTTACAGGATGGAAATGTAAATCCTTTAGGGGATGATAAATGGGAATTCATCACTGATCGTATATTCGAAGGTGTTCTGCGTTTGTTTTTCTGCACTGCTGTGACAGAGGCAATAGTGAATGCACGTTGTCCTGAGGCTTCCTCTATTATTGCATTGTCTAGACTTGATCATCGTAGGTTCTGGGAGTTGGTTGCTTCATGTTCTGTTCAGTCTAGTCCACATGCAAGAGACAAGGCTGTTAAATCATTAGAGGTTTGGGGGATGAGTGAAGGAGCTATAAGCTCTTTGTATGCTTTAGTGTTTTCATACAAACCTTTCCCACCTCTGCAATATGCGGCTTTTATTCTTCTATCGACTGAGCCTGTGGTTCAATCGGCTATTACATACTGTAGGGATGATGGTACAACCAATAATGAGGATTCTCTGGATACACCATCAGAAAATGCTCATTTAAGGGAAGAAATTTCTCACAAACTAGAAAAATTACCTCATGAAGTTCATGAAATGGATTTGGTGGCACATGAACGG GTAAATGTATTAGTTGCTTGGTCTTTACTGCTATCACATATAGTATCCTTGCCATCATCATCACCTGAAAGGGAGAGAATGATCCAATATGTGCAAAATTCTACGAACCCAGCAATACTGGACTGTCTTTTCCAGCACATTCCCTTGGACCCATACATGGGCACCAGTTCaaagagaaaagatatagAGCTTCCTGCAGAAGTCTCTGAAGCAGCTAATGCTGCAAGACGTGCTGTCACATCAAGTTCGGTTTTGTTTTCTCTAGAGTTGCTTTGGCCCATTGAACCTGCAAAAATGGCTTCACTCGCCGGTGCAATATTCGGTTTGATGCTTCATAATCTTCCAGCATACGTCCGAGGGTGGTTTAGTGATATACGTGACCGCTCAGCATTATCTGCCATTGAATCTTTCACAAAAGCATGGTGTAGCCCAACATTGATCTCAAATGAATTATCTCAG attAAGAAAGCTAGTTTTGCGGATGAGAATTTCTCCATTGTCGTGAGCAAGTCAGCTAATGAGGTTGTGGCCACCTATACAAAGGATGAAACAGGGATGGATCTAGTGATTCACCTTCCTCCATCATATCCCCTGAGACCTGTTGATGTAGATTGTACCAGAAGCCTTGGCATTAGTGAGGTCAAGCGAAGAAAATGGTTAATGTCTTTGATGGCATTTATCCGCAATCAG AATGGGGCCTTAGCTGAGGCAATAAGGATATGGAAAAACAATTTTGACAAGGAATTCGAAGGAGTTGAGGAGTGCCCTATTTGTTACAGTGTCATCCATACCGTCAGCCATAGTTTGCCACGTCTTGCATGCAAGACCTGCAAGCATAAATTCCATTCGGCTTGTCTTTACAAGTGGTTCTCGACTTCTCACAAATCAACATGTCCATTGTGCCAGTCTCCTTTCTGA